A window of Mercenaria mercenaria strain notata chromosome 16, MADL_Memer_1, whole genome shotgun sequence contains these coding sequences:
- the LOC123540334 gene encoding muscarinic acetylcholine receptor M3-like, translating into MTNTTMAAATTSGGMNIAGDIPTLEAMNNAEVEKLIPTIVFLMIVCVIGVVGNILVIHVYRTRFKMSNSKCFILCLSAVDLLTCCIAIPLEVSTILEQYTFEHLWLCKTSRVFNTLGTISSSFILLFIAVDRFRKVCKPFGWQIKTTVAKLLCGLALFCGIMVSWPAIFIYGKHTFDIPEYNMTGTECSTADGMIDTKFPFFYALVFGFMFTAGIIAMSILYCFIGHKVRKHTRKMKEVLGRNMSIPMTSSIIDTRDSKVVGEIDADAMAKYDIANNKNEQIRKKRSTKKKKQETDDSWTDKKDYELSYTFSQESREKEKSQENLNNIDELENDFHEKKEDQNSDSEDSGIKTKEEAETDEKTQKEIKNGDIEVKYSKKGEISFQNVEPADIKADVSPTSSEEILPKQKGVFRRVSSISNRISNAFLRMASVASVRSSSDPGTLKRTQFLKQARARKTAFLMFVVTLGFILSFLPHLLLMLIRQMKTDFVDGMSDTNKAVYKFFLRSYFLNSAINPVIYSICDSRFKSACKEIFGHCFGGSGSRNIKV; encoded by the coding sequence ATGACAAATACAACAATGGCGGCAGCAACAACTTCCGGCGGAATGAATATTGCGGGAGATATTCCTACGCTAGAGGCCATGAACAATGCGGAAGTTGAAAAACTTATACCTACAATTGTGTTCCTAATGATAGTGTGTGTCATTGGAGTAGTTGGAAACATTTTAGTTATCCACGTGTACAGAACAAggtttaaaatgtcaaattcgaaatgtttcattttgtgtCTAAGTGCGGTAGACTTGTTGACATGCTGCATTGCGATTCCTCTAGAGGTATCTACTATACTTGAACAATATACATTTGAACATCTGTGGTTATGTAAAACTTCGCGAGTGTTTAACACATTGGGGACAATATCTTCTTCcttcattttgttgtttattgCAGTCGACAGATTCAGAAAAGTGTGTAAACCATTCGGCTGGCAAATCAAAACGACTGTCGCAAAATTGCTCTGCGGACTGGCTTTATTTTGTGGAATTATGGTATCATGGCCCGCCATCTTTATTTATGGTAAACATACGTTCGATATCCCAGAATACAATATGACCGGAACTGAATGCTCAACAGCAGACGGGATGATTGATACGAAATTTCCGTTCTTTTACGCGCTTGTTTTTGGATTTATGTTCACCGCAGGTATAATTGCGATGTCGATTTTGTACTGTTTCATAGGTCACAAAGTTCGAAAGCATACTCgtaaaatgaaagaagttttggGTAGGAATATGTCAATacctatgacgtcatcaataatAGATACACGTGATTCAAAAGTAGTCGGTGAAATAGACGCTGATGCTATGGCAAAATATGACATTGCTAAcaacaaaaatgaacaaatacGGAAAAAGAGAAGCaccaagaaaaagaaacaagagacCGATGACTCGTGGACTGACAAGAAAGATTATGAGCTGTCCTATACGTTCAGTCAGGAAAGCCGGGAGAAAGAAAAGAGTCAAGAGAATTTGAATAACATTGACGAGTTAGAAAATGACTTTCACGAAAAGAAAGAGGACCAAAACTCTGATTCGGAAGACAGTGGAATTAAAACAAAGGAAGAAGCAGAAACAGACGAAAAAACacagaaagaaattaaaaatggcGATATAGAGGTAAAGTACAGCAAAAAAGGTGAAATATCGTTCCAGAATGTGGAACCTGCAGATATTAAAGCGGATGTGTCGCCAACATCAAGTGAAGAAATTTTACCGAAACAGAAAGGCGTTTTCCGTCGGGTATCTTCAATTAGCAACCGGATTTCTAACGCCTTTTTGCGAATGGCTTCAGTAGCAAGTGTACGCTCTAGCTCCGACCCAGGGACGTTGAAACGGACACAGTTCCTTAAACAAGCGCGTGCAAGGAAAACAGCTTTTCTTATGTTCGTTGTCACATTAGGGTTCATTCTTAGTTTTCTTCCACACCTTCTATTAATGCTAATAAGACAGATGAAAACTGATTTTGTCGACGGAATGTCAGACACAAACAAGGCGGTGTATAAATTCTTTCTGAGATCTTACTTTTTGAATAGTGCTATAAACCCTGTTATATACAGCATCTGTGATTCGCGATTCAAGTCCGcttgtaaagaaatatttggaCACTGTTTTGGTGGAAGTGGATCACGCAACATAAAAGTATAG